One Vibrio neonatus genomic window carries:
- a CDS encoding succinylglutamate desuccinylase → MAKALFESSFLQETLQPNPNSPRAVTLGNGVKMELLQTGILQITPALSRQNEDQNSKHIVISSAIHGNETAPIEMVDTLASLIAEQKLTPVHHLLLIIAHPQSIVAEQRFIDTNLNRLFGEQNYPESLELAIADDLKASVSQFWRGTAMQARWHLDMHCSIRASKHYTFSIIPQSSYATRSKEFIEFMQFGHIEALLLSDEPSSTFSWYSASQFGAQAATVELGQVAKFGCNDKQKLAEFNQALINLIQCEQAERTTLADSAMIFYEVNCSIYRQHQEFELFFDKALANFSSFAINEVLGKDGEQLLTMPIEQGRIVFPNANVELKQRAALIVKPCATQYVDEQLTIID, encoded by the coding sequence ATGGCAAAAGCATTATTTGAATCATCATTTTTACAAGAGACTTTGCAACCGAATCCCAATTCACCTCGAGCTGTGACCTTAGGTAATGGCGTTAAAATGGAGCTGTTACAAACAGGGATATTGCAGATAACTCCAGCGCTTTCTAGACAAAATGAGGATCAAAATAGCAAACATATTGTCATTTCCAGTGCGATACACGGCAATGAAACTGCGCCGATTGAAATGGTTGATACGTTGGCAAGCTTGATAGCAGAACAAAAATTAACGCCTGTACATCATTTACTGCTGATTATCGCGCATCCACAATCGATTGTTGCCGAGCAGCGCTTCATTGATACCAATCTAAACCGCTTATTTGGCGAGCAGAATTATCCTGAATCTTTAGAGCTAGCGATTGCCGATGATTTAAAAGCCAGCGTAAGCCAATTTTGGCGAGGGACAGCAATGCAAGCACGCTGGCATTTAGACATGCATTGCTCCATTCGAGCCTCGAAACATTATACCTTTTCTATTATCCCGCAATCGTCTTATGCCACACGCAGTAAAGAGTTTATCGAGTTCATGCAGTTTGGCCATATCGAGGCACTATTACTCTCTGACGAGCCTTCTAGCACCTTTAGTTGGTATAGTGCGAGTCAGTTTGGCGCGCAAGCCGCTACCGTTGAGCTTGGGCAGGTGGCAAAATTTGGCTGTAACGATAAACAGAAGTTGGCTGAATTTAATCAAGCATTAATCAATCTCATTCAATGCGAGCAAGCAGAACGCACAACCTTGGCGGATTCGGCAATGATCTTCTACGAGGTGAACTGCTCTATCTATCGCCAACATCAAGAGTTTGAGCTGTTCTTTGATAAAGCATTGGCGAATTTTTCAAGCTTTGCGATAAATGAGGTGTTGGGCAAAGATGGGGAGCAGCTATTAACCATGCCTATCGAGCAAGGTCGAATCGTATTTCCTAATGCCAATGTAGAGTTAAAACAAAGGGCAGCACTGATAGTTAAACCGTGTGCTACCCAATATGTTGACGAGCAACTGACGATTATTGATTAA